One window of the Dehalococcoidales bacterium genome contains the following:
- a CDS encoding LysE family transporter, which translates to MVTSLSGVMMPGPMFTVTIAKSLKSPWAGVLVSLGHAVIEVPLIVAVYFGLRGFFQNEIFQLVLSVLGGGMIVWMGYDLFRARKKIVREGRDTTYNAFTAGILMSGMNPFFLFWWATVGLQLLLTFTGTVGTWALPFFIIVHWLCDLVWLSVVSFTIYKTHAFWGEKVQEWVFIVLSVALLYFGGQFMVKGIIAYTQRGQV; encoded by the coding sequence GTGGTTACTTCACTGTCCGGCGTGATGATGCCGGGCCCCATGTTCACCGTCACCATCGCCAAGAGCTTGAAGTCGCCCTGGGCTGGCGTGCTGGTGTCTTTAGGTCATGCCGTCATCGAGGTGCCGCTCATCGTGGCGGTGTACTTCGGGCTGCGGGGCTTTTTCCAGAACGAGATATTCCAGCTGGTGCTGAGCGTGCTCGGCGGCGGCATGATCGTCTGGATGGGGTACGACCTTTTCCGGGCGCGCAAGAAGATCGTCCGGGAGGGGAGGGATACCACCTATAACGCTTTTACCGCCGGCATCCTGATGAGCGGGATGAACCCCTTCTTCCTGTTCTGGTGGGCCACGGTGGGGCTACAGCTTTTGCTGACCTTTACCGGCACGGTAGGCACCTGGGCGCTGCCCTTTTTTATCATCGTGCACTGGCTGTGCGACCTCGTCTGGCTGTCCGTGGTGTCCTTTACGATATACAAGACGCATGCGTTCTGGGGGGAAAAGGTGCAGGAGTGGGTGTTTATCGTGCTGAGCGTCGCGCTGCTCTACTTCGGGGGGCAGTTCATGGTGAAGGGGATTATCGCT